Proteins from a single region of Pseudomonas quebecensis:
- a CDS encoding TOBE domain-containing protein, whose protein sequence is MPLPTPLSQHIIRRPQRIALLAHIAEQGSITRAAKSAGLSYKAAWDAIDELNNLAQQPLVERSVGGKGGGGARLTHEGERVLRLYQRLQLLQAEVLASDEAASDFNLLGRLMLRTSARNQLHGRVHAIESQGRNDLIHLQLAGGLTLKAQITHDSTQRLELEPGVETVALIKAGWLELLGPGQTATPGNNCLDGVIETILHADDGPAEVRIILPNGLVLCALAQANAFEALGAATGQPIQVQFAPSQVLLGTPV, encoded by the coding sequence ATGCCTCTGCCGACGCCCCTCAGCCAACACATCATCCGCCGCCCGCAGCGTATTGCGCTGCTGGCCCATATTGCCGAACAAGGCTCGATCACCCGCGCGGCCAAGAGCGCGGGCCTGAGTTACAAAGCCGCGTGGGACGCCATCGATGAGCTTAACAACCTCGCGCAACAGCCCTTGGTCGAGCGCAGTGTGGGCGGCAAAGGCGGCGGCGGTGCACGGCTGACCCACGAGGGCGAGCGGGTATTGCGCCTGTATCAGCGCCTGCAACTACTGCAGGCCGAGGTGCTGGCGTCCGACGAAGCGGCCAGTGATTTCAACCTGCTCGGCCGCCTGATGCTGCGCACCAGCGCCCGCAACCAGTTGCATGGCCGGGTCCACGCCATCGAGTCTCAGGGCCGCAATGACCTGATCCATCTGCAGTTGGCCGGTGGCCTGACGCTCAAGGCGCAGATCACCCACGACAGCACGCAACGGCTGGAACTGGAACCGGGCGTGGAAACCGTGGCGCTGATCAAGGCCGGGTGGCTGGAGCTGCTGGGCCCAGGGCAAACCGCAACACCTGGAAACAATTGCCTGGACGGCGTAATCGAGACAATTCTCCACGCCGACGATGGCCCCGCCGAAGTGCGCATCATCTTGCCAAATGGCCTGGTCCTCTGCGCTTTGGCCCAGGCCAATGCATTTGAAGCACTGGGCGCGGCAACCGGCCAGCCGATCCAGGTGCAATTCGCGCCGAGCCAGGTATTGCTGGGAACGCCGGTATAA
- a CDS encoding PhoX family protein, translating into MSLLEENQATDLEQMVGLTRRRFIGAGALCGAAMFLGGNLLSRSALAVNAANASPLLGFDSIAAATSDTISLPPGYSASVLISWGQPLHQNAPAFDPSGNGTAIAQEQQFGDHNDGMSLFPFPGDDNRALMAINNEYTNYRYLYAHGGAPQSAEEVRKAQASEGVSVIEIRRKGDTWHFVQDSRYNRRIHGNTPIRLSGPAAGHEWLKTSADKSGKKALGTFQNCANGMTPWGTYLTCEENFTDCFGSSNPQQAFDAGQKRYGVVAASKEINWHLHDPRFDMAKNPNELNRHGWVVEIDPFDPQSTPAKRTALGRFKHENAALAQTRDGRAVVYMGDDERGEFIYKFVSRDKINHKNPKANKDLLDHGTLYVAIFDAGDGNADHPRGKGQWVELTHGKNGIDAGSGFASQAEVLIHARLAASVVKATRMDRPEWIVVSPTDGQVYCTLTNNAKRGEDGQPVGGPNPREKNVYGQILRWKANADDHGADDFSWDLFVVAGNPQVHAGAPKGGSSNINPQNMFNSPDGLGFDKAGRLWILTDGDYSNSGDFAGMGNNQMLCADPSTGEIRRFMVGPVACEVTGISFAPDQKTLFVGIQHPGETGGSTWPEHLPNGKPRSSVLAIRRDDGGIVGA; encoded by the coding sequence ATGAGCCTGTTAGAAGAGAACCAAGCCACCGACCTCGAACAGATGGTCGGCCTGACCCGCCGCCGCTTTATCGGCGCCGGCGCCCTGTGCGGCGCCGCGATGTTCCTGGGCGGCAATCTGCTCAGCCGCAGCGCCCTGGCGGTCAATGCCGCCAACGCCAGCCCGTTGCTGGGGTTCGACAGCATCGCCGCCGCCACCAGCGACACCATCAGCCTGCCGCCAGGCTACAGCGCCTCGGTGCTGATCAGTTGGGGCCAGCCGCTGCACCAGAACGCGCCGGCCTTCGACCCGTCCGGCAACGGCACGGCGATCGCGCAGGAGCAGCAGTTCGGTGATCACAACGACGGCATGAGCCTGTTCCCGTTCCCCGGCGACGACAATCGCGCGCTGATGGCGATCAACAACGAATACACCAACTACCGTTATCTCTATGCCCACGGCGGTGCGCCGCAATCGGCCGAAGAGGTGCGCAAGGCCCAGGCCAGCGAAGGCGTATCGGTCATCGAAATTCGGCGTAAGGGTGACACCTGGCACTTCGTTCAGGACTCACGCTACAACCGTCGCATTCACGGCAACACGCCGATCCGCCTCAGTGGCCCCGCCGCCGGCCATGAGTGGTTGAAGACCAGCGCCGACAAGTCCGGCAAGAAAGCCCTCGGCACCTTCCAGAACTGCGCCAACGGCATGACCCCCTGGGGCACCTACCTGACCTGCGAAGAAAACTTCACCGACTGCTTCGGCAGCAGCAACCCGCAGCAAGCCTTCGACGCCGGGCAGAAACGCTACGGCGTGGTGGCGGCCAGCAAAGAGATCAACTGGCACCTGCACGACCCGCGTTTCGACATGGCCAAGAACCCCAACGAACTCAACCGCCATGGCTGGGTAGTGGAAATCGACCCGTTCGATCCGCAGTCCACCCCGGCCAAACGCACGGCACTGGGCCGTTTCAAACACGAGAACGCGGCACTGGCGCAAACCCGTGATGGCCGCGCCGTGGTGTACATGGGCGATGACGAGCGCGGTGAGTTCATTTACAAGTTCGTCAGCCGCGACAAGATCAACCACAAGAACCCCAAAGCCAACAAAGACCTGCTCGACCACGGCACCTTGTACGTGGCGATCTTCGATGCCGGCGATGGCAACGCCGACCATCCGCGTGGCAAGGGTCAGTGGGTGGAGTTGACCCATGGCAAAAACGGCATCGACGCCGGCAGCGGTTTCGCCAGCCAGGCCGAAGTGCTCATTCACGCGCGCCTGGCCGCCAGCGTGGTCAAGGCCACGCGCATGGACCGCCCGGAATGGATCGTGGTCAGCCCCACCGACGGCCAGGTCTATTGCACCCTGACCAACAACGCCAAGCGCGGCGAGGACGGCCAGCCAGTGGGCGGGCCCAACCCACGCGAGAAGAACGTCTACGGCCAGATCCTGCGCTGGAAGGCCAACGCCGACGACCATGGTGCCGACGATTTCAGCTGGGACCTGTTCGTGGTGGCCGGCAACCCGCAGGTGCATGCCGGCGCCCCCAAGGGCGGCTCGTCGAACATCAACCCGCAGAACATGTTCAACAGCCCCGACGGCCTGGGCTTCGATAAGGCCGGGCGTCTGTGGATTCTCACCGACGGCGACTACAGCAACAGCGGCGACTTCGCCGGCATGGGCAACAATCAAATGCTCTGCGCCGACCCGAGCACCGGCGAAATCCGCCGTTTCATGGTCGGACCGGTGGCGTGCGAGGTGACCGGCATCAGCTTCGCGCCGGATCAGAAGACGCTGTTTGTGGGCATCCAGCACCCGGGCGAAACCGGCGGTTCGACTTGGCCGGAGCACTTGCCCAACGGCAAACCGCGCTCGTCGGTGCTGGCCATTCGGCGGGATGACGGCGGGATCGTCGGCGCCTGA
- the bioF gene encoding 8-amino-7-oxononanoate synthase, with translation MSFDLAARLAARRAEHLYRQRPLLASPQGPQVVVDGQSLLAFCNNDYLGLANHPQVIEAWRAGASRWGVGGGASHLVVGHSTPHHELEEALADLTGRPRALLFTTGYMANLGAVTALVGQGDTVLEDRLNHASLLDAGLLSGARFNRYLHNDAASLARRLEKATGNTLVVTDGVFSMDGDLADLPALAREARAKGAWLMVDDAHGFGPLGANGGGIVEHFGLSQEDVPVLVGTLGKAFGTAGAFVAGSEDLIESLIQFARPYIYTTSQPPALACATLKSLELLRTEHWRREHLNALIRQFRHGAEQIGLDLMPSFTPIQPILVGDSARAMRLSRMLRERGLMVSAIRPPTVPAGSARLRVTLTAAHTEAQVQLLLDALQVCWERDHA, from the coding sequence ATGTCTTTCGATCTCGCCGCGCGCCTCGCTGCCCGTCGTGCCGAACACCTTTATCGCCAACGGCCGTTGCTTGCCAGTCCTCAAGGCCCGCAGGTAGTCGTCGACGGCCAGTCATTGCTCGCATTCTGCAACAACGATTACCTGGGCCTGGCCAATCATCCACAGGTGATCGAAGCCTGGCGCGCCGGTGCGTCCCGCTGGGGCGTGGGCGGCGGCGCTTCGCACCTGGTGGTCGGCCATTCGACGCCACACCATGAACTGGAAGAAGCCTTGGCAGACCTCACCGGTCGCCCACGCGCTCTGCTGTTCACCACTGGCTACATGGCCAACCTCGGTGCGGTCACGGCGCTGGTAGGCCAGGGCGATACCGTGCTCGAAGACCGCCTCAACCATGCGTCATTGCTGGACGCGGGGCTGCTGTCCGGGGCGCGTTTCAATCGCTACCTGCATAACGACGCCGCCAGCCTGGCCAGGCGCCTGGAGAAGGCCACCGGCAACACCCTGGTGGTCACCGACGGCGTGTTCAGCATGGACGGCGATCTCGCGGACCTGCCCGCGCTGGCTCGGGAAGCCCGCGCAAAAGGCGCCTGGCTGATGGTGGATGACGCGCACGGCTTCGGCCCCCTGGGCGCCAACGGCGGCGGGATTGTCGAGCATTTCGGCCTTAGCCAGGAGGACGTGCCGGTGCTGGTCGGGACCTTAGGAAAGGCGTTCGGCACCGCCGGTGCGTTTGTGGCGGGCAGTGAAGACCTGATCGAGAGCCTGATCCAGTTCGCCCGGCCGTACATCTACACCACCAGCCAACCGCCCGCGCTGGCCTGTGCCACTTTGAAAAGCCTGGAGCTGCTGCGCACCGAACACTGGCGCCGCGAACACCTCAATGCGCTCATTCGCCAGTTCCGCCACGGCGCCGAACAGATCGGTCTGGACTTGATGCCCAGCTTTACGCCGATCCAACCGATCCTGGTCGGCGACAGTGCCCGGGCGATGCGCCTGTCCCGGATGCTGCGCGAGCGTGGCCTGATGGTCAGCGCAATCCGCCCGCCGACCGTGCCCGCCGGCAGTGCGCGTTTGCGTGTGACGCTGACGGCCGCCCATACCGAAGCACAGGTGCAGTTGTTGTTAGACGCGTTGCAAGTGTGTTGGGAGCGCGACCATGCGTGA
- the bioD gene encoding dethiobiotin synthase, giving the protein MSAAYFITGTDTDVGKTTIAAGLLYAARQAGKSTAAGKPVASGCAVTPKGLRNADALALLAECSVPLTYAEVNPVAFEPAIAPHLAAREAGVALTVQSLLKPMQQVLARQADFTLIEGAGGWRVPLADQANLSDLAMALKLPVILVVGVRLGCISHALLTAEAIARDGLSLAGWVANIVDPKTSRLEENLATLAERLPAPCLGRVPKLKHASAEAVAEYLQLDLLD; this is encoded by the coding sequence ATGAGCGCCGCCTATTTCATCACCGGCACCGATACCGATGTGGGCAAGACCACCATCGCCGCGGGCCTGTTGTACGCAGCTCGGCAGGCGGGCAAAAGCACGGCGGCCGGTAAACCGGTGGCGTCCGGTTGCGCGGTGACGCCCAAGGGCCTGCGCAACGCCGATGCACTGGCGCTGCTGGCTGAGTGTTCGGTGCCGCTGACCTATGCCGAAGTCAACCCCGTGGCCTTCGAACCCGCCATCGCTCCGCATTTGGCCGCGCGTGAGGCGGGTGTTGCACTGACGGTGCAGTCGCTGCTCAAGCCAATGCAACAGGTCCTGGCGCGGCAGGCCGATTTCACCCTGATCGAAGGAGCCGGCGGCTGGCGCGTGCCATTGGCCGATCAGGCCAACCTCTCGGACCTGGCGATGGCGCTCAAGCTGCCGGTGATCCTGGTCGTGGGTGTACGCCTGGGTTGCATCAGCCATGCCTTGTTGACTGCAGAAGCGATTGCGCGGGATGGTTTGTCGCTGGCGGGGTGGGTGGCCAATATCGTCGACCCCAAGACCTCTCGTCTGGAAGAAAACCTCGCCACCCTGGCCGAGCGCTTGCCCGCGCCATGCCTGGGGCGCGTACCCAAGCTCAAGCACGCCAGCGCCGAGGCGGTCGCTGAGTACCTGCAACTGGACCTGCTTGACTGA
- a CDS encoding alpha/beta fold hydrolase, translated as MRDRLILLPGWGLGISPLEPLAAALRGVDEHLQVHIEPLPALDSSDLNEWLDELDATLPDNAWLGGWSLGGMLASELAARRGARCCGLVTLASNPCFVGHDGWPNAMPAETFDAFLAGCRADSQVTLKRFGLLCAKGAADPRGLARLLVGGAPNTPSEGLMNGLELLAQLDTRDALLAYRGPQLHLFGGMDELVPAEAASELLALLPEVEIGLIEQAGHAFLLEDPHGVAAAIQAFLHECVDD; from the coding sequence ATGCGTGATCGACTGATTCTGTTGCCGGGCTGGGGCCTGGGTATCTCACCGCTGGAGCCGTTGGCCGCGGCCTTGCGTGGCGTGGATGAACACCTGCAGGTGCACATCGAGCCGCTGCCCGCGCTGGACTCCAGCGACCTGAATGAATGGCTCGACGAACTCGACGCCACCCTGCCGGACAACGCGTGGCTGGGCGGCTGGTCCCTCGGCGGGATGCTGGCCAGCGAGCTGGCGGCACGCCGCGGCGCACGCTGCTGCGGCCTGGTGACACTGGCAAGCAACCCGTGTTTTGTCGGCCATGACGGCTGGCCCAACGCGATGCCCGCCGAGACGTTCGATGCCTTCCTCGCCGGTTGCCGCGCCGATTCCCAAGTCACGCTCAAGCGCTTCGGCCTGCTGTGTGCCAAGGGCGCCGCCGACCCGCGCGGTCTGGCGCGTTTGTTGGTTGGCGGCGCACCGAATACGCCTTCTGAGGGGTTGATGAACGGCCTCGAACTGCTCGCGCAACTGGACACCCGCGATGCGTTGCTGGCCTATCGCGGGCCGCAATTGCACCTGTTTGGCGGCATGGATGAGCTGGTGCCCGCCGAAGCCGCCAGTGAATTGCTGGCCCTGCTGCCCGAGGTTGAAATCGGCCTGATTGAGCAGGCCGGTCACGCTTTTCTTCTGGAGGACCCCCACGGTGTTGCGGCGGCCATCCAGGCTTTTTTGCATGAGTGCGTTGATGACTGA
- a CDS encoding ComF family protein, translated as MHCQPGHKHQVYNWLKNEQICLICDETTESAQCVCNVCETELPWLLDQCDVCALPLPMDGLTCGQCQKKPPAFKQVIAPWSYSFPVDSLISRFKHQARWPLGQMLARLLAQHVQHRFDNTDLARPDCLLPVPLARKRLRERGYNQALMVARWLSQDLNIACDAQLLLRPHETVAQQALDARTRRRNLLNAFALAPDAQVQGRHFALVDDVLTTGATAHSLSHLLISAGARQVDVYCLARTPRPGA; from the coding sequence ATGCACTGTCAACCTGGACACAAACACCAAGTTTACAACTGGTTAAAAAACGAACAAATCTGTTTAATCTGCGATGAAACCACCGAATCGGCGCAGTGTGTGTGCAACGTCTGCGAAACCGAGCTGCCGTGGCTGCTGGACCAGTGCGACGTGTGCGCACTGCCCTTGCCGATGGACGGACTGACCTGTGGCCAATGCCAGAAAAAGCCGCCTGCGTTTAAACAGGTGATCGCGCCCTGGTCCTACAGCTTTCCGGTCGACAGCCTGATCAGCCGCTTCAAGCATCAGGCGCGCTGGCCGTTGGGGCAGATGCTTGCGCGACTGCTCGCGCAGCACGTGCAGCATCGCTTCGACAACACCGACCTGGCGCGTCCCGACTGCCTGCTGCCGGTGCCTCTGGCCCGCAAGCGCCTGCGCGAGCGCGGCTACAACCAGGCGCTGATGGTTGCGCGCTGGCTCAGCCAGGACCTGAACATTGCCTGCGATGCACAGCTGCTGCTGCGTCCCCACGAAACCGTCGCGCAACAGGCCCTCGACGCCCGGACACGCCGACGCAACCTGCTCAACGCCTTTGCCCTGGCGCCCGATGCGCAGGTGCAAGGCCGCCACTTTGCGCTGGTGGACGATGTGCTCACCACGGGCGCCACCGCCCACAGCCTGAGCCACCTGCTGATCAGTGCCGGCGCGCGCCAGGTCGATGTGTATTGCCTGGCCCGCACGCCCAGGCCCGGCGCGTGA
- the bioB gene encoding biotin synthase BioB: MSASTTATLRHDWSLAEVKALFVQPFNDLLFQAQTVHRAHFDANRVQVSTLLSIKTGACPEDCKYCPQSGHYNTGLEKEKLMEVQKVLEEAARAKAIGSTRFCMGAAWKHPSAKDMPYVLQMVKGVKAMGLETCMTLGRLDQDQTAALAEAGLDYYNHNLDTSPEFYGSIITTRTYSERLQTLAYVRESGMKICSGGILGMGESLDDRANLLIQLANLPEHPESVPINMLVKVAGTPLENADDIDPFDFIRMLAVARILMPTSHVRLSAGREAMNEQMQALAFFAGANSIFYGDKLLTTANPQADKDMQLFARLGIQPEAREEHADEVHQAAIEQALVEQKSSEQFYNAVV; this comes from the coding sequence ATGAGCGCCAGCACCACCGCCACCTTGCGTCACGATTGGTCGTTAGCCGAAGTCAAAGCGTTGTTCGTGCAACCGTTCAATGACCTGTTGTTCCAGGCGCAGACCGTGCACCGCGCGCATTTCGACGCCAACCGCGTACAGGTGTCGACCCTGCTGTCGATCAAAACCGGTGCTTGCCCGGAAGATTGCAAATATTGTCCGCAGTCGGGTCACTACAACACCGGCCTGGAAAAAGAAAAGCTGATGGAAGTGCAGAAGGTGCTCGAAGAGGCCGCGCGCGCCAAGGCCATCGGTTCGACCCGTTTCTGCATGGGCGCCGCGTGGAAACACCCGTCGGCCAAAGACATGCCCTACGTGCTGCAGATGGTCAAAGGCGTCAAGGCCATGGGCCTGGAGACCTGCATGACCCTCGGTCGCCTCGATCAGGACCAGACCGCAGCCCTGGCCGAGGCTGGCCTCGACTATTACAACCACAACCTCGACACCTCGCCGGAGTTCTACGGCTCGATCATCACCACCCGCACCTATAGCGAGCGCCTGCAGACCCTGGCCTATGTGCGTGAGTCGGGAATGAAGATCTGTTCCGGCGGCATCCTCGGCATGGGCGAGTCCCTCGACGACCGCGCCAACCTGCTGATCCAACTGGCCAATCTGCCGGAGCATCCCGAGTCGGTGCCGATCAACATGCTGGTGAAGGTGGCCGGTACGCCGCTGGAAAATGCCGATGACATCGACCCGTTCGACTTTATTCGCATGCTGGCGGTGGCGCGCATCCTGATGCCCACCTCCCATGTGCGCCTGTCGGCCGGTCGCGAAGCCATGAACGAGCAGATGCAGGCACTGGCCTTTTTTGCCGGCGCCAACTCGATCTTCTACGGCGACAAACTGCTGACCACCGCCAACCCGCAGGCGGACAAGGACATGCAGCTGTTCGCCCGTCTGGGCATCCAGCCGGAGGCGCGCGAAGAGCACGCCGATGAGGTGCACCAGGCGGCGATCGAACAGGCCTTGGTGGAGCAGAAAAGCAGCGAGCAGTTCTACAACGCCGTCGTTTAA
- the bioC gene encoding malonyl-ACP O-methyltransferase BioC yields the protein MTDLSHPPLPGALPDKRQVAASFSRAAASYDSVAELQRAVGGELLARLPAGIAPARWLDMGCGTGYFSRALRERLPHSHGVALDIAEGMLNHARPLGGAAHFIAGDAERLPLKDDSCGLIFSSLAVQWCAHFESVLSEARRVLQPGGVLAFASLCVGTLEELRESWRAADGLVHVNRFRTFDTYQQLCAASGLRTLSLTRHAHVLHYPDVRSLTHELKALGAHNLNPGRPGGLTGRARIAALVQAYEQFRQAQGLPATYQVVYAVLEKPL from the coding sequence ATGACTGACTTATCCCATCCCCCGCTGCCCGGCGCCTTGCCGGATAAACGCCAGGTCGCGGCGTCGTTCTCCCGCGCGGCGGCCAGCTATGACAGCGTTGCCGAGTTGCAACGGGCAGTGGGTGGTGAATTGCTGGCGCGTTTGCCGGCGGGCATCGCACCCGCGCGCTGGCTGGATATGGGCTGCGGTACCGGTTATTTCAGTCGGGCGTTGCGCGAGCGGCTGCCCCACAGCCACGGCGTGGCGCTGGATATCGCCGAAGGCATGCTCAATCACGCGCGGCCGTTGGGCGGCGCGGCGCACTTTATTGCCGGGGACGCGGAGCGTCTGCCGCTCAAAGACGACAGCTGCGGTCTGATTTTCTCCAGCCTGGCGGTGCAGTGGTGCGCCCATTTCGAGTCGGTGCTCAGCGAAGCCCGTCGCGTGCTGCAGCCGGGCGGTGTGCTGGCGTTCGCCAGCCTGTGCGTGGGCACGCTGGAGGAACTGCGTGAAAGTTGGCGCGCGGCCGATGGCCTGGTGCACGTCAACCGCTTCCGCACCTTCGACACGTACCAGCAACTGTGCGCCGCCAGTGGCCTGCGTACATTGAGCCTGACGCGTCACGCCCATGTGCTGCACTACCCGGATGTACGCAGCCTGACCCATGAACTCAAGGCACTTGGTGCGCACAACCTGAACCCCGGCCGGCCGGGTGGCTTGACGGGGCGCGCGCGGATTGCTGCACTGGTGCAGGCCTATGAGCAGTTCCGCCAGGCCCAGGGTCTGCCGGCGACTTACCAAGTGGTCTATGCCGTACTGGAGAAGCCTCTATGA
- a CDS encoding serine/threonine protein kinase, with the protein MAHPFETLTPDLVLDAVESIGFLSDARVLALNSYENRVYQVGIEDAEPLIAKFYRPQRWTNEAILEEHRFTFELAECDVPVVAPLIHNGESLFEHAGFRFTLFPRRGGRAPEPGNLDQLYRLGQLLGRLHAVGSTRPFEHREALGVKNFGHDSLTTLLEGNFIPKSLLPAYESVARDLLKRVEEVYKATPHKNIRMHGDCHPGNMMCRDEMFHIVDLDDCRMGPAVQDLWMMLAGDRQECLGQLSELMDGYQEFHDFDPRELALIEPLRALRLMHYSAWLARRWDDPAFPHSFPWFGTERYWGDQVLALREQLAALNEEPLKLF; encoded by the coding sequence ATGGCCCACCCGTTTGAAACACTCACCCCCGACCTGGTACTCGACGCCGTCGAAAGCATCGGTTTTTTAAGCGATGCCCGCGTATTGGCGCTCAACAGCTACGAAAACCGCGTGTACCAAGTGGGCATCGAAGACGCCGAGCCGCTGATCGCCAAGTTCTACCGGCCGCAGCGCTGGACCAACGAAGCGATTCTGGAAGAACACCGTTTCACCTTTGAGCTGGCCGAGTGCGATGTACCGGTGGTGGCGCCGCTTATCCACAACGGCGAAAGCCTGTTCGAGCATGCGGGATTCCGCTTTACCCTGTTCCCCCGGCGCGGCGGCCGTGCGCCGGAACCGGGCAATCTGGACCAACTCTATCGCCTGGGGCAACTGCTGGGGCGCTTGCACGCCGTGGGCTCCACGCGGCCGTTCGAACACCGCGAAGCATTGGGAGTGAAGAACTTCGGGCACGATTCGCTGACCACGCTGCTGGAGGGCAATTTCATTCCCAAAAGCCTGCTGCCGGCCTACGAATCGGTGGCGCGCGACCTGCTCAAACGCGTGGAGGAGGTGTACAAGGCCACCCCGCACAAGAACATCCGCATGCACGGCGATTGCCACCCCGGCAACATGATGTGCCGCGACGAGATGTTCCATATCGTTGACCTGGACGACTGCCGCATGGGCCCGGCGGTGCAGGACCTGTGGATGATGCTCGCCGGTGATCGCCAGGAATGCCTGGGCCAGCTGTCGGAATTAATGGACGGCTACCAGGAGTTTCACGATTTTGACCCGCGAGAACTGGCGCTGATCGAACCGCTGCGCGCCTTGCGTTTGATGCACTACAGCGCCTGGCTGGCGCGGCGTTGGGATGATCCGGCGTTCCCCCACAGCTTCCCGTGGTTCGGCACGGAGCGGTATTGGGGCGATCAGGTCCTGGCGTTGCGTGAGCAACTCGCAGCCCTCAACGAAGAGCCGCTGAAACTCTTCTGA
- a CDS encoding pyrroloquinoline quinone biosynthesis protein PqqE, which translates to MEISGSSAFYSGLSSIQAGQSRVDQAAGRIASAATSQPSDAQIDRLRANDRAQPSNSASNMVEMAEGKFQVELGVKVAKASDEMLGTLIDTYA; encoded by the coding sequence ATGGAAATCTCTGGAAGCAGCGCGTTTTATTCGGGCCTGAGCAGCATTCAGGCCGGGCAGAGCCGTGTCGACCAGGCCGCCGGCAGAATTGCCAGCGCCGCCACGAGCCAGCCGTCGGATGCGCAGATCGACCGCCTGCGCGCCAACGACCGTGCCCAACCTTCCAACTCCGCCAGCAATATGGTCGAAATGGCCGAGGGCAAGTTTCAGGTGGAGCTGGGCGTCAAAGTCGCCAAGGCTTCGGATGAAATGCTCGGTACGCTGATCGACACCTACGCTTAG